Proteins encoded together in one Amblyomma americanum isolate KBUSLIRL-KWMA chromosome 1, ASM5285725v1, whole genome shotgun sequence window:
- the LOC144113178 gene encoding uncharacterized protein LOC144113178, whose amino-acid sequence MTGHMLLYERLLKKLPKDTEKNIRCNGDGHYVVPSGSSPDSKLYTVYSDIGLCTCRSGQQSAFCKHQALVHKVFGGIFPNAPLLTTEARYNLGKLLLGDNCPGIDFFEGLHETQVLQNAACSKAPTDALDCWDTPSTSTAPTTQYSPPESRETSTAQLMNQELEEDPFEALIEAFQHLKAEVGNDPTCMKHTARLAKKLKSLPSKQSFVTAMINMSAAVCRVSRCRGKISVQPTSISRRRPGLNKGSKCVPPGRPSKKAKRSPSLCRSVEDNIPAAK is encoded by the exons ATGACTGGGCACATGCTCCTCTATGAGAGGCTTTTAAAGAAGCTGCCAAAAGACACCGAAAAAAACATTAGGTGCAACGGAGATGGGCATTATGTCGTCCCAAGTGGCAGCAGTCCAGATAGCAAGCTTTACACTGTGTACTCTGACATCGGCCTGTGCACCTGCCGCTCTGGTCAGCAGAGCGCATTTTGTAAACACCAGGCACTCGTGCACAAAGTGTTTGGTGGGATCTTCCCAAATGCACCTCTGCTGACTACAGAAGCTCGCTATAACCTTGGAAAGCTTTTGCTCGGAGACAACTGTCCTGGCATTGATTTCTTTGAAGGCCTCCACGAGACACAAGTGCTGCAAAATGCTGCGTGCAGCAAGGCTCCCACCGATGCTCTAGACTGTTGGGACACTCCCTCCACTTCAACAGCTCCAACGACCCAGTACAGTCCTCCAGAAAGTAGGGAAACTTCCACTGCTCAACTAATGAACCAG GAACTAGAGGAGGACCCTTTTGAAGCCCTCATAGAAGCCTTTCAACACCTGAAGGCTGAAGTTGGAAATGACCCGACATGCATGAAGCATACAGCCAGACtggcaaaaaaactgaaaagccTTCCAAGCAAGCAAAGCTTTGTCACGGCAATGATAAACATGTCAGCTGCAGTCTGCAGGGTTTCAAGGTGCCGAGGCAAGATAAGTGTGCAGCCAACAAGCATCTCAAGGAGACGACCTGGCCTGAAcaaaggttcaaaatgtgtcccCCCAGGCAGGCCATcaaagaaggccaagcgcagtcCCTCGCTGTGCCGCAGTGTGGAGGACAACATCCCGGCTGCAAAGTGA